The Candidatus Sericytochromatia bacterium genome includes the window CCAGGGCCGTGGTGCCATTCGACATGGCAATCGCATGCGGCACCTGAAAGGCCTCTGCGAACTCGGCTTCGAACTGCCGTCCTTCTTCCCCGGTCCAGTAGTTGACCTTGCCGGACGCCAGCACCGCCGAGACGGCGGCCACGTCTTCCGGGCCGAAGTAAGGCCAAGGCGGCAGCGGCGTCGTGCGTATGGGCGCACCGCCGTCTATCGCCAGGGAGGTCACAGGAATGGTGGTCATGGCTCGGTCATGGTAGCACCCCCTTCAAGAGGGGGCAAATGGCCCAGGAGGGCTTTTCCCCGCCCTTCCAAGCTGCCCGGCGGGGCCCGGGTCAGTTGATGCCGACCGACACCGGCGGGCCTGCCACCCCGGCGCGATCCACCGCGGCCACGGAGAGTGCGTCGACGTTTGGCGGCACGCTCGTGAAGCGACGGTAGCCCGGCAGAATCTCCGTTCGCCAGACCTCGCCTTCCCGCCGCGCCACGATCCAGTGGGAGACGGCCTCATCATCCGCCGCGCGCCAGCTCACCAGGCGTCCACCGCTGCGGGTCTGGCTGCCCAGTCTCAGCTCGGGCGGCGCCGGCGGGGCGCCGTTCGCGTCCAGCCAGGGCGAGGCGGGCACCAGCGCGGGGCGCGGATAGGTTTCAGCTTTCAACTGCGACGCCAGGCCGCCACGGCCCGACAGCAGCGGACGCAAGGAGTAGTGTGCGTGACCGCTCACCCCCGGCGTGGTGCGACTCAGGTCGATCTGACGTCGAATCTGGTCGGCTTTCCAGGCGCTGGGACTGCCATCCGCCACCTTGCTGGTGTACATCCCGGCCCACATGTGGCGACCCTTCAGGTTCTGCTCGCTCCACCAGGCCAGCAGCTTGGGAAAGCTCTGGGCCGCTTGCTCGATCGGCCAGTACAGCTGGGGCAGCATGTAGTCGAGCCAGCCGGCGTGGAGCCATTTGCGCGCATCGGCGTAGAGCTTTTCGGTGGGGTCCATGCCCTTGATGCCCGGTGGGTAACCGGGTTTCCAGATGCCGAAGGGGCTGATGCCCACCTTGACGTGTGGCTTTTCCTCGCGAACCTCGCGATACAGGCGCGCCACGAAGCGATCGACGTTGTCGCGACGCCAGTCGTCTCGACTCAAGGTGCCGCCGCTCTTGAGGTATTGCTGCCAGCTCGGCTCATCCGGAAACGGCTGGTCCTTGCCGTCCTTGCCCTGCACCGGATAGGGATAGAAATAGTCGTCGATGTGAACGCCGTCCAGGTCGTAGCGTTTCACCACGTCGCGGATCACGCGCATGGCGTGGTCCTGCACCCCCGCCTCACCCGGGTCGAGCCATTGGTAAGCCCCGTAGCGGCGGACCCACTGGGGCTGGGTGCGCGTGATGTGGTTGGCGGCGGTGGGCGGGGCCGAGCCGTCCGGATTGAGCAGGCGTGCCCGGAAGGGGTTGAACCAGGCATGCAGTTCCAGTCCGCGCAGGTGGGCCTGCTCGACGGCATAAGCCAGAGGGTCGAAACCGTCGTCCGGGGCTTGTCCCTGGCTGCCGGTCAGGAATTCGCTCCAGGGCTCCAGGCGCGATTGATACAGCGCATCGGCCGCCGGTCGCACCTGCATGATCACCGCATTCAGTTTCAGGGCCTGGGCCTGGTCCAGCATGGCCTGTAGCTCGGCCTTCATGTCGGCCGTGCGCATCCCGGGACGGCTCGGCCAATCGATGTTCTTGACCGTCGCCATCCAGCTGCCGCGAAACTCGCGTTCCGGTACGCCGGGGGTGGACCGCGCCAGCACGCGCGCCGGCGTCACGCCGACCGGGCGTTCGCCAGGGGGCGTCGGGGGCGCCGTGAGGGGCGCCCGAAGGTGGCCAAGAGAGACGGGGGGGAGGGAGTCGCGCAGCATCAGGGCCTGCATGGTTGGGGGGTCCAACGGGTTATCGGGGGGCAGGCGCGTGCGTGTTCTTAAGTTAAGGTGTTTTTTACATTATGATTTGGTTAATGCGGGGGCGTGGGACCACCCGGGCCCGCTGGCGTCGCGGGGCGTTGCGTCTAGGGCCCGGGTGCTCGGTGCTTCAACGCCTGAAGCCAGGCCTGGAGCATGGCGGCCTCATCCGCCGAGAGGGTCGCCCGCGACAGCACGCGGCGCAGGGTGTGCAACTTGCCCTCTCGTTCGCGGGCCTTGACCAGGCCTCGCTGCGCGAGCCAGTCCAGCAGCTGCGGTGCGAGGTCCGGGAGGCCGGTTTCGAGGGCGAGCCGGGTGAGGCGGACCTCGCCCGGCTGGCTGGCCTGGCGCCAGGCGTGGCCCAGCACCGCCGCGGCCTGAGCCAGGTTGAGGCAGGTCCCGGGCTCTCCGTCGATGCTGACCAGCTGGTCGCAGCGCAGCAATTCGGCGTTGCTCAGGCCCCGTTTCTCGGGGCCGAAGACCAGGGCCACCTCGCTGACCTCGGCGTGGTCGGCCGCGATGCAGGCTGCCTGCTCGGGCGTGATGACCTGGCGCGCGACGCCGTCCTGGGGGCGTGCCGTGGTGCCGACCACCAGCCCGCAGCCCGCCACGGCGGCGTCGAGATCCGGCGATCGCCGGGCCCGCTCCAGAATGGCGTCATGGCCTGCCGCCAGGGTGCGGGCGCGCGGATCGCAGGGGTCCAGTTCCCCGGTCACCACCAGCTGGCCCAGGCCGAAATGGCCCATGGCCCGGGCGACCGCACCCACATTTTCGGGAAGTGAGGGCGTCACCAGCACCACGCGGGTGTTCATCCTCAAACGCTGGGTTTTCTGCGGCTGCATCTCATCAACGGTTTCTTGTGGCCAGCGTTTACACGCCTGAAGCAGGGGTATCAATCGAACAGTCGGCCAGCCCAACCCATGCGTGCAGAATGGGTGACCCCGTCGGGGCCATGTCGCCCCGGTGTGACTCGGAAGGATTGTACCCGTGAGATCAGCCTCAGCCCGTCCCCTCATTGCGCGCTCCTTGCTGTTGTTGCTGGTGGCCGGCTGTGCGCCGACCAATCCGCTGCCCACTCAGGACCAGGGCCAGCTGTCCAGCAGCCTCGGTGGCCGGGCGCCCGGGAGCGCGGGGGCCAAGGCCTCCAGCGAAGCGGGCCAGCCCACCGCGCCGGCTGGCGTGGCGGCGCAGCAGCCCACGGCGCAGGCCAATGCCCAACCCCTCGAGGGGGCCAAGGGGCCCTTCGGGGCGCCGCATGGGCTCTCGCACAGGGAAGGTGAGATCACCGCCATCGAGGCGTTGAAGAACGTGACACCCATCGCGGTGTCCCGGGTGGCCGGTTACACCGGCACGATTGATGGCCTGAACGTCGTGATCCCGCCCGAAGCGCTCACGGAAGACGCGCAACTGCGCATCCGCCGAATCGACAACAGTGAACGCCCGGTCTTGCCCAAGAAGATTCCCGGGATGTCGTTCTGGATGGAGATGGGCGGCGCCCAGGTGGCGATCGACCGTTCGATCAAGATCACGGGACCGGTCGAGGACAAGTTCATCGAGGAGCTCAAGAAGCGCGATCCGAATTTCGATCCGAATCACTACAACCTCAAGCAAGAAGACGGCAGGTGGCTGCTGACGATGTCGATCGACGGCCCTCAGACGGCCGACACGCCCCCTGCCATCAAAACCAAGGCGCCGTACTTCACCACGGTCGAGCAAGCCGACCCGACCAGCTTTCCGGTCACCTGGCTGACGCCGGAGGGTCCAATCAGCAACACGGGTTACAAGCTGATGGGCGCGGAAGGCCAGGATCACCTGGACGGTTTCCAGACCTTCGAAGACCTCAAGATCGACTCCATCCAGGAGTGGCTGACGGATGCGGAGGCGAGTTCGACCCGCTATCAGCCCCTGGATCTGACCAAGATCAAGACCAAGGACGCCAATGGCAACGTGATCGTGCTGGACGCCGGTGCGATCGACCCCAAAACGGGTCGCTGGAAGGTCGCCACGGGGACCCAGAGCTTCAACCCGGTCACCCACCAGCAGAACTGCGACTTCGCCGACGCGGGTTGCCCGGACAGTGGGGCCATCGCCAAGTCTCTGGCCATGTTCAATCACGTCGTCACTTCGCGTTTCCCGGCCGACCTGAAATATCCTGAGAACCTGGTGGATGCCGAGGGCAAGACCGACCCGAAGGCCGGGCAGCCGCATCCGGCGGCCGGCCAGCCCAAAAAGCCACCGGCGGACCTCATGGCGGTGGTCGACAACTACCGGGAACTGGGGAGCGCCTGCGACACCAGTGCCTACACCAAGGTCTGGGCCAAGGCGATCTGGAAGTCGGACGTGGCCAGCGTGAACAACACGCCGGCGGTGAAGTCTTCGTGTGCCGAGTGCGGCCCTTTCATCGATTTCAAGGGGCTGGAAGGCCAGGCCGGGGGCGAGGTGACGGTGGGCGGCCGCAAGCGACCCGTCGATTCGCGCGGCATGGCGTTCGAGCAGCTCAAGTCGATCTACAACATCACGGGCTATTACAACGAGCCGCGCAACCTCCCCTCGGGCCTGATCGTGGGCTTCAAGAACGTCGGCAACTTGCCGGAGGTGAAGGACAACGAAGCCAATCCGATCACGGCTTATATCCCGCGTTACAGCCCGAAGGTGTCGGTGCAGCTGTACGGCGAAGGCATCAGGTTCAAGGCCAACGATCAGGTGGAGTTGAAGTTCCGGATCGACGGGGGCCCCGAGCAGACCGCCAAGGAGATCATTCCGGCCAACGAGAACGTGGCGAGCGCCTTGCCTGGCGAAAAGGTGCCGCAGCTGGTGGTCGGCACCAGTAACACCACGCTCAAGGTGTACGGGCAGGATGTGGCCGTGAAGGCGGGGCAATGGGCCCAACCCTTCAATTTCTACGCCAAGATCCTGGACAATTTCAATGAACCGGCCGGCAAGGACCTCTCCCGCAAGTTGGAGATCACCTCCGTTTCGGTCCGACGCCAGGATGCCAACGGGAACCCTGAAAACCTGGAGATCGCCCCCAAGCAGGAGTCCCTGGCCAAGGCCAAGTGGATTCCCAAGGCTGGCGACAAGTTCTCGGGGGTCTGGCTGAATGGCCGCTACGTGACCTGGATCGAGATGTACAACACCACGGTCAAATAGCGCGCACGGAGCTGAATGCGAGCCCCATCGCCCTCTGGGCGGTGGGGCTTTGCCGTGGCGGCTCGCAGCCTTCTCCAGTTCCGGATGACTGGACAAGGGGGCCAATCACGCCGCAGGTTTTGATTAAATTAAGGTGTCAATTCCGGTGGTCTTTTGCCTGCGTTGGGGGTTTACGGGGGGCAGCCTGGGGTATTCAAAACTCGTGGCCGTCTGGTCACACCTGCCAACGGTCACCCTCGCTGTGGCCCTCGGGCCCCCGCGATCCATTTTTGGAGGACTGCTTCCGTGAGACGTTCGTCATCCCATCCGCTGGTTGCGCGCACCCTGCTGGTCCTCATGGTGGCCGGTTGTGCGCCCAACCCCAACGCCCTGCCGACCTCAGGTCAAAAGAACCTGGGCGGTGGCCCGGGCGGCGCCGGCGCTGCCGACGGTGGAGCCGCCACCGTCTATGACCGCGTCACCAACCCTACCGCCGCTGGCAGCGGCAGCGGCAGCGGGGCGGCTGGCAGCAAGACCGCCGGAAGCACCGCCACGGCCAAGCAGGACGGACATAGCCACGGCCCGGGAGCGGAACACGGCCTTTCGCACAAGGGTGAGCTCACGGCGATTCAGGCCCTCAAGGACGTGACGCCCGTGGCCGTCTCCAAGGTGGCGGGTTACACCGGCACGATCGACGGGATGAACATCGTGATCCCGCCGGGCGCGTTGACGGGCGATGGCCAGCTGCGCATCCGCCGGATCGACAACAGCGAGCGCCCCGTGCTGCCCCAAAAGGTTCCTGGCATGTCCTTCTGGATGGAGATGGGCGGCGCGCAGGTGGCGACCGACCAGTCGATCAAGATCACCGGGCCGGTCGAGGACAAGTTTATCGAAGAGCTCAAGAAGCGCGACCCGAAATTTGACCCGAACAACTACAACCTGAAGCAGGAAAACGGCAAGTGGATGCTGACGATGTCGATCGACGGCCCGCAGACGGCGGACAAGGCCCCCGCGATCAAGACCAACGCCCCTTACTTCACCACGGTGGAACGGGCCGATCCGACCACCTTCCCGGTGACCTGGTTCACGCCGCAAGGCCCGATGTCGAACACGGGTTACAAGCTGATGGGCGCAGAGGGTCAGGACCACCTGGATGGCTTCCAGACCTTCGAAGACCTGAAAATCGGCTCGATTCAGGAGTACCTGACGGATGAGGAAGCGGCCCAAGACCGCTTCAAGCCGCTCGATCTGACCAAGATCAAGACCAAGGACGCCAACGGCAACCCGATCGAACTGGACGCCGGCTCGATCGGGGCCGACGGCAAGTGGAAGGTGGCGACGGGCAAGAGCAGCTTCAACCCGGTCACCCACCAGCAGAACTGCGACTTCGCCGACGCCGGCTGCCCGGACAGCGGCGCCGTCGCCAAGTCCCTGGCCATGTTCAACCACGTCGTGACGACGCGCTTCCCCTCGGATTACAGCTACCCGAGCAACATGGTGGACGCCAATGGCATGCCGGACTCCCGGGCGGGCACGCCCCACCCCGCGGCCGGCAAGATCAAGCGCCCCCCGGCGGACCTGCTGGCGGTGGTCGACAACTATCGCAAGCTCGACAGCGCTTGCGACACCTCGGCCTACAAGAAGGTCTGGGCCAAGTGCGTCTGGAAGTCGGACGTATCGGGGGTCCACAATACCGTGGCCGTCAGCTCCGGAACCGATTCTGGCCCCTTCATCGACTTCAAGGGCCTGGAAGGTCAGGCCGGCGGCGAGGTCACGGTCGGCGGCCGCATCCGGCCGGTCGATTCACGTGGCATGGCCTTCGAGCAACTCAAGACGATCTACAACATCACGCCCTACTATAACGAACCGCGGAACAAGCCTTCGGGCCTGATCGTGGGCGAAAAGAAGGTCGGCAACCTGCCCGATGAAAAGGACAACGAGGCCAACCCGATCGTCGTCTACCTGCCGCGCTACAGCCCCAAGGTTCAGATCCAGCTCTGGGGTGAGGACACGGTCTTCAAGTCGAACGACCAAGTCGAGCTGAAGTTCAAGATCGACGACGGTGAGGAGCAGATCGCCAAGGAGATCATCCCGGCCAACGAGAACGTGGCAGGCGCCCTGCCAGGCGAGAAGGTGCCCCAGCTGGTGGTGGGCACTGCGGCGGCCAGCTTCAAGAACGTCGCCGGACAGGATGTCACGGTCAAGGCCGAGAACTGGACGCAACCCTTCGAGTTCTTTGCCAAGATCCAGGACAACTTCAGCGCCCCGGCGGGCAAGGACACGGCGCGCAAGCTCACGATCACCTCGGTCGTGGTGAAGCGTCAGGATGCCAATGGCAAGCCTGAAAACGTCGAGATGGCCCCCAAGGTGGAGTCGCTGGCCGCGGCCAAGTGGGTGCCGGGCGAACCCTCCGCAGGGGTGTGGCTGAACAGCCGCTCCACCGCGAAGATCCAGATGTTCAACACGGGCGTGAAGTAACCACGTCGGCTCAACCCTGGCCCCTGGCGTCTGACAGACGCCAGGGGCTTTTTTCGTGGCCGTGGTGTGACGCGCTTGCCCTGGCTCGGAGGGCGGCGCCCCGGCGGGCCAGGGGCAGCCATCCGTGAACGGGTGCCCCTCATGGCGCTCGTGCGCCGCCCGATCGGGCGCGCGCGTGGTAGCATACGCGCGTGTCCTCCTGGCCAGGAAAGAAGGCGAACGTGAATCACTCCGTGAATTTGACCGACCGACAGCTCGAACTCGTGCGCGATCTGCTGCAGGAGCGCCTCGAAGACGTGGAAGCGGATCTCGCCCACTTCGAGGAGAACCCCGAGGCGCTGAACGAGGATCTCGAACCGGGCGACGAGCCGCTGCAGATCGACGACTACGAAGCCTATCGCGACGAGATCCAGACCCTGCTCGATAACATGCCGGAACCAGCCGCGACGGTCTGAACCTGGGGCGGCCGGAGAGGCGGCCTCCGAGCTTGAACGGTGAACGCCCGGAGCGACTTGCTTCGGGCGTTTTCGTGCGGCATTGCGGCGCTTGCCTGGGTCCCCGTTGGGCGTCGCTCGATCGGGAATG containing:
- a CDS encoding family 10 glycosylhydrolase, translating into MQALMLRDSLPPVSLGHLRAPLTAPPTPPGERPVGVTPARVLARSTPGVPEREFRGSWMATVKNIDWPSRPGMRTADMKAELQAMLDQAQALKLNAVIMQVRPAADALYQSRLEPWSEFLTGSQGQAPDDGFDPLAYAVEQAHLRGLELHAWFNPFRARLLNPDGSAPPTAANHITRTQPQWVRRYGAYQWLDPGEAGVQDHAMRVIRDVVKRYDLDGVHIDDYFYPYPVQGKDGKDQPFPDEPSWQQYLKSGGTLSRDDWRRDNVDRFVARLYREVREEKPHVKVGISPFGIWKPGYPPGIKGMDPTEKLYADARKWLHAGWLDYMLPQLYWPIEQAAQSFPKLLAWWSEQNLKGRHMWAGMYTSKVADGSPSAWKADQIRRQIDLSRTTPGVSGHAHYSLRPLLSGRGGLASQLKAETYPRPALVPASPWLDANGAPPAPPELRLGSQTRSGGRLVSWRAADDEAVSHWIVARREGEVWRTEILPGYRRFTSVPPNVDALSVAAVDRAGVAGPPVSVGIN
- a CDS encoding TrmH family RNA methyltransferase; translation: MQPQKTQRLRMNTRVVLVTPSLPENVGAVARAMGHFGLGQLVVTGELDPCDPRARTLAAGHDAILERARRSPDLDAAVAGCGLVVGTTARPQDGVARQVITPEQAACIAADHAEVSEVALVFGPEKRGLSNAELLRCDQLVSIDGEPGTCLNLAQAAAVLGHAWRQASQPGEVRLTRLALETGLPDLAPQLLDWLAQRGLVKAREREGKLHTLRRVLSRATLSADEAAMLQAWLQALKHRAPGP